The Syntrophales bacterium genome has a window encoding:
- a CDS encoding glycosyltransferase: protein MNEKKYMGEKYDVVVGIPSYNEARTIGHVVKVAGQGLSKYFPDARSIIVNCDNNSPDDTKGAFLSAETTVPKKYISTAEGVKGKGNNFWNLFNFCKEVDAKVIIVVDADLRSIKPEWIKHLGCPIQDGYDFVTPLYSRHQFDGTITNHLCYPLVFSLTGFDIRQPIGGEFAFSPELCSYWLKQPWNDMTRQYGIDIFMTLNSLFGGFKVCQAGLGAKIHNASAAKLGQMFEEVVYTLYSIIAANRPKWMETWLQPGQKTLWQTEPREVKCYGPKKMEEPQSLEIDIRELKKDCRVEYERYHDLVRWYLSPYGYQKLHNMFLMDNYDVDIMFWSQIVYNLLYLFDKGTEETKKEIINVLKPLYFARSITFDYQTWRCSIAYAEKNIKSDAMAFLSQKPYLLGLYLMKGDIYSNHLNKKPK, encoded by the coding sequence GTGAATGAAAAAAAGTATATGGGAGAAAAATACGATGTGGTTGTTGGTATTCCATCTTATAATGAAGCCAGGACCATTGGCCATGTGGTCAAGGTAGCGGGTCAGGGCCTTTCTAAATACTTTCCTGACGCAAGAAGCATCATTGTCAACTGTGACAATAATAGTCCAGACGATACCAAAGGAGCGTTTCTTTCTGCTGAAACCACTGTCCCCAAAAAATACATTTCCACAGCCGAGGGAGTAAAGGGAAAGGGAAACAATTTCTGGAACCTCTTCAATTTTTGCAAAGAGGTGGATGCCAAGGTTATAATCGTTGTTGATGCAGACCTCCGTTCAATCAAGCCGGAATGGATCAAGCATCTTGGGTGTCCCATCCAGGACGGGTACGATTTTGTCACTCCTCTCTATTCGAGACACCAGTTCGATGGGACTATTACAAATCACCTCTGTTATCCGCTTGTCTTTTCCCTGACCGGGTTCGATATACGACAGCCGATAGGGGGGGAATTTGCCTTTTCACCAGAGCTCTGTTCCTACTGGCTGAAGCAGCCGTGGAATGATATGACTCGTCAATACGGCATTGACATCTTTATGACTCTCAATTCCCTGTTTGGCGGCTTCAAGGTTTGCCAGGCCGGCCTCGGTGCCAAGATCCACAATGCCAGTGCTGCTAAGCTTGGTCAGATGTTTGAAGAGGTAGTCTATACCCTCTACTCAATCATAGCTGCAAATCGGCCGAAATGGATGGAGACCTGGTTACAGCCGGGACAGAAGACCCTGTGGCAGACCGAGCCCCGTGAGGTTAAGTGCTATGGCCCGAAGAAGATGGAGGAGCCCCAATCACTTGAAATAGACATTAGGGAACTTAAGAAAGATTGTCGGGTTGAATATGAGAGATATCACGACCTCGTTAGATGGTACCTGAGCCCTTACGGTTACCAGAAACTTCATAACATGTTCTTGATGGATAATTACGATGTAGACATTATGTTCTGGTCTCAGATCGTCTATAATCTTCTTTACCTTTTCGATAAAGGTACTGAAGAGACAAAAAAAGAGATTATAAATGTACTCAAGCCCCTTTATTTTGCTCGAAGCATCACATTTGACTATCAGACCTGGCGCTGTAGCATCGCCTATGCCGAAAAAAACATAAAAAGTGATGCCATGGCCTTTTTATCCCAGAAACCCTATCTGCTCGGTCTCTACCTGATGAAGGGAGACATCTATTCCAACCATTTAAACAAGAAGCCAAAATGA
- a CDS encoding cytidylate kinase-like family protein: protein MNVRSQSSQSIKQLVEEQFRKWEMRKKEESKKKIPSPVITVSREPGSNGHLIAMELARQLDLDLFDVNIINEVAKSAKMSERVVRTLDEKGRSLLDELVNTLEKERHLWDHQYLNHLTKVLGTIGKHGRAVILGRGANFILPSDTTLKVRIIAPDKVKIKNIASELGISKTEAKLRIMNVKSERKAFMKKYFNVNVADPMHYDLVLNTANLSVDAAVDVIKTALHLKMSAK, encoded by the coding sequence ATGAATGTCAGGTCACAGTCATCACAATCGATTAAGCAGTTGGTCGAAGAGCAGTTTCGAAAGTGGGAAATGAGGAAAAAAGAAGAGAGTAAAAAGAAAATACCTTCCCCTGTGATAACAGTTTCAAGAGAACCCGGAAGTAATGGTCATCTGATAGCCATGGAACTTGCCAGGCAACTGGACCTTGATCTGTTTGACGTCAATATCATTAATGAAGTGGCAAAAAGCGCCAAAATGAGTGAAAGAGTGGTCAGGACTCTTGACGAAAAAGGGCGTTCCCTTCTGGACGAGCTTGTAAATACACTGGAAAAAGAACGACATCTGTGGGATCATCAGTATCTGAATCATCTCACCAAGGTTTTAGGTACCATAGGAAAACATGGCCGCGCAGTTATATTGGGCAGAGGGGCGAATTTCATCCTGCCGTCTGATACAACCCTCAAAGTCAGAATTATCGCTCCGGATAAGGTTAAGATTAAGAATATAGCAAGTGAATTAGGTATTTCTAAAACAGAAGCGAAGCTGCGCATAATGAATGTGAAATCTGAACGAAAGGCCTTCATGAAAAAATACTTCAACGTTAATGTGGCGGATCCGATGCATTACGATCTTGTGCTAAATACCGCAAATTTGAGTGTCGATGCTGCTGTGGATGTTATAAAAACAGCATTGCACTTGAAAATGTCTGCCAAGTAG
- the efp gene encoding elongation factor P, whose amino-acid sequence MYSASDLKKGLKIQIDGEPYNIVDFSFLKPGKGQPVYKCKLRNMIKGTQLDRSFRSADTFQPADLEEKKMQYLYAEEDKYCFMDVENYEQIFLTTEQVGDARSFLIDNLEVETLFFGGKPIGITIPNFVDLTVVKADPWVKGDSVSGNTKPVVLETDYQLQAPPFIEEGEKIRVDTRTGEYVTRVKE is encoded by the coding sequence ATGTATAGTGCCAGTGATTTAAAGAAGGGTTTAAAGATTCAAATTGATGGCGAACCTTACAATATTGTTGATTTTTCTTTCCTCAAGCCGGGCAAGGGACAGCCTGTATATAAGTGTAAGCTCCGTAACATGATAAAAGGGACTCAGCTTGATCGAAGCTTTCGCTCGGCGGATACCTTCCAGCCTGCCGATCTGGAGGAGAAAAAGATGCAGTACCTGTACGCCGAGGAGGACAAATATTGCTTTATGGATGTGGAAAATTATGAACAGATTTTTCTGACTACCGAACAGGTGGGGGATGCCAGAAGTTTCCTTATTGATAACCTTGAGGTAGAAACCCTCTTTTTCGGGGGGAAACCGATCGGAATTACCATCCCTAATTTTGTCGATCTTACCGTCGTCAAGGCCGATCCGTGGGTTAAGGGTGATTCAGTATCGGGAAATACCAAACCTGTTGTCCTGGAAACAGATTATCAGCTACAGGCGCCTCCGTTTATCGAGGAAGGAGAAAAAATAAGGGTTGATACGCGTACAGGGGAGTATGTCACCCGTGTTAAAGAATAA
- the aroF gene encoding 3-deoxy-7-phosphoheptulonate synthase has protein sequence MIIVMKRNATKAQIDHVMKWVESVGYKSHPSYGVERTIIGVVGDDRDKAHLKQAESLSGVENTMPILKPYKLASREAKEGNTTIRIKDIEIGGPQFIVMAGPCSIESEEQLMESAYIVKKGGGDILRGGAFKPRTSPYSFQGMEEEGLKLLKKAGEAVDIPVITEVLNTSDVDLVEEYADILQIGARNVQNFALLKKVGGAGKPVMLKRGLMTTIEELLMSAEYIISSGNDNVILCERGIRTFETATRNTLDISAVPVLKELTHLPVIVDPSHAAGHWKYIIPLTRAAVAVGADGVMVEVHPEPEKAFSDGMQSLKPAKFYQLMEEVKILEKTMREIYR, from the coding sequence ATGATTATCGTAATGAAAAGAAATGCAACGAAGGCACAGATTGATCATGTTATGAAGTGGGTTGAGTCGGTAGGTTACAAGTCACATCCCTCCTATGGTGTTGAACGGACAATCATAGGTGTAGTTGGAGACGACAGGGACAAAGCACATTTAAAACAAGCTGAATCCCTGTCAGGTGTGGAAAATACAATGCCAATCCTGAAACCATATAAACTGGCAAGCCGTGAAGCAAAAGAAGGAAACACGACTATCCGAATAAAAGACATTGAAATCGGCGGGCCGCAATTTATCGTCATGGCCGGTCCCTGTTCAATCGAAAGCGAAGAACAGCTGATGGAAAGCGCCTACATTGTCAAAAAGGGAGGTGGCGACATACTCAGAGGAGGAGCATTCAAGCCAAGAACCTCTCCGTACAGTTTCCAGGGAATGGAAGAAGAGGGCCTGAAGCTTTTAAAAAAGGCCGGTGAGGCGGTTGATATTCCCGTCATCACCGAGGTACTCAACACATCTGATGTGGATCTGGTAGAAGAATATGCCGACATCCTGCAGATCGGGGCACGAAATGTACAGAACTTTGCTCTCCTCAAAAAGGTAGGAGGCGCCGGCAAACCGGTAATGCTGAAGCGGGGATTAATGACTACTATCGAAGAACTCCTGATGTCAGCAGAATACATCATTTCTTCGGGAAATGACAATGTCATACTTTGCGAGCGGGGTATCCGTACATTTGAAACAGCAACTCGAAATACCCTTGACATCAGTGCGGTGCCTGTTTTGAAAGAGTTGACCCATCTTCCTGTTATCGTTGATCCTTCTCACGCAGCCGGTCACTGGAAATACATTATCCCATTGACACGGGCCGCCGTGGCCGTGGGAGCAGACGGAGTCATGGTTGAAGTTCATCCGGAACCTGAAAAGGCTTTTTCGGACGGGATGCAGTCGCTCAAACCGGCAAAGTTTTATCAACTGATGGAGGAAGTAAAAATCCTCGAAAAAACAATGCGAGAGATATACAGGTGA
- the aroB gene encoding 3-dehydroquinate synthase, whose product MNKIKVNLDRKISASYEICIGHNIGDRIEMIIAKNNCASRYVVVTDSNVSALHGERFLTTLKSMGLTVDMIEIPEGETSKNINTVLDITKKLIKMGIDRKSALIALGGGVVGDVVGFVASIYMRGIPYYQIPTTLLAQVDSSIGGKTAIDLPEGKNLLGTFYQPKEVFIDLSFLDTLPSREFKNGMAEIIKYGIIEDTELFSLLESEAKAIMDRDMAILSSIIGKSCRIKKRIIEIDEKDNGLRRILNFGHTIGHAIEAQSDYSISHGDGVSIGMIAAARISEKLKHLSGQDREKIENLITTYDLPCRIPRSIGTEGIVSQLRVDKKKEGETVKFVLLKKLGMPFVNGGVSEAVIEETIRELKG is encoded by the coding sequence ATGAATAAAATAAAAGTAAATCTTGATAGAAAAATATCAGCTTCATATGAGATCTGCATAGGCCATAACATTGGTGATCGCATCGAGATGATAATTGCCAAAAATAACTGTGCTTCCCGATATGTCGTTGTTACAGACTCCAACGTATCTGCTCTGCACGGAGAAAGGTTTTTAACAACACTCAAATCAATGGGGCTTACTGTAGATATGATAGAAATCCCTGAGGGAGAGACCTCAAAAAATATCAATACCGTTCTTGATATCACCAAAAAGCTGATAAAAATGGGTATTGACAGGAAATCGGCTCTGATCGCACTGGGCGGCGGTGTGGTAGGTGATGTCGTCGGGTTTGTTGCATCCATATACATGAGGGGCATTCCATACTACCAGATCCCAACCACTCTTCTGGCCCAGGTGGACAGCAGCATAGGCGGAAAGACAGCAATAGACCTGCCCGAGGGGAAAAATCTGCTGGGAACGTTCTACCAGCCCAAGGAGGTCTTCATCGATCTGTCGTTTTTGGATACATTGCCGTCCCGTGAATTCAAAAACGGCATGGCGGAGATTATCAAATATGGAATAATTGAAGATACTGAACTGTTCAGCCTGCTGGAAAGCGAGGCGAAGGCAATCATGGACAGGGATATGGCGATCCTTTCGTCAATCATCGGAAAATCATGTAGAATAAAAAAACGCATTATCGAAATCGATGAGAAAGACAACGGGCTCCGCCGTATTCTTAACTTTGGCCATACGATCGGCCATGCGATCGAAGCGCAGTCGGATTACTCGATTTCCCATGGAGATGGAGTATCAATCGGCATGATTGCTGCGGCCAGAATATCCGAAAAGTTAAAACACCTGTCCGGGCAGGACAGGGAGAAGATAGAAAACCTGATAACGACCTACGATCTTCCCTGCCGCATACCCCGGTCTATCGGAACAGAGGGAATCGTGTCACAATTAAGGGTTGACAAAAAGAAAGAAGGTGAAACCGTTAAATTTGTATTACTGAAAAAACTCGGCATGCCCTTTGTCAACGGCGGGGTGTCGGAAGCGGTAATTGAGGAAACAATCAGAGAATTGAAAGGTTAG
- the pheA gene encoding prephenate dehydratase, giving the protein MKETSLKKLRNKLQEKDKTIIKLLNERADISIEVGKIKNEQGLDIYDPLQENKVNNYLSELNEGPLPDDALKNIFREIISASRAMQAPTTVAYFGPEASFTHLAAQSHFGKSVNFLPQSTIADVFDEVEMERIDYGVVPAENSSEGSVNITMDRLISTPLNIRAEIFLRINHFLISTRKEIDGIKRVYSHPQALAQCQHWLRKNLLHCSLCEVESTSAATQRVLEDKEGAAIGSNLAASTYGLTIIAEGIEDSSSNTTRFLIIGKGKNEPSGKDKTSILFGTPHAPGALHDALEPFAREHINLVKIESHPVKDRMWEYLFFVDFDGHLEDDKIKKCLKDLRERASFVKMLGSYPRGEVTTQS; this is encoded by the coding sequence ATGAAAGAAACTTCTTTAAAAAAACTCAGAAATAAATTGCAGGAAAAGGATAAAACCATCATCAAGCTCCTCAACGAGAGGGCAGACATATCCATTGAAGTGGGAAAGATAAAAAATGAACAGGGTTTGGATATTTACGACCCCTTACAAGAAAACAAAGTTAACAATTATCTATCAGAGCTGAATGAGGGGCCGCTGCCGGATGATGCCCTGAAAAACATCTTCAGGGAAATTATATCCGCCTCCCGTGCCATGCAGGCCCCGACAACAGTGGCATACTTCGGGCCTGAGGCGTCATTCACGCACCTGGCCGCTCAGTCGCATTTTGGGAAAAGCGTCAACTTTCTCCCTCAATCGACTATTGCTGATGTCTTCGACGAAGTAGAAATGGAGAGGATCGATTACGGCGTCGTGCCTGCAGAAAATTCTTCAGAGGGCTCCGTCAATATTACTATGGACAGGTTAATCTCAACCCCTTTGAATATTCGTGCCGAGATTTTCCTCAGGATTAATCATTTTCTTATCTCTACACGTAAAGAAATAGATGGCATAAAGAGGGTTTACTCTCATCCGCAGGCCCTTGCCCAGTGCCAGCACTGGCTGCGTAAAAACCTGCTTCACTGTTCCCTCTGTGAGGTGGAAAGTACCTCGGCAGCCACCCAGAGGGTCCTGGAAGACAAAGAGGGTGCCGCTATCGGAAGCAATCTCGCCGCATCCACCTATGGTCTTACGATCATCGCAGAGGGTATTGAAGACAGTTCGTCGAATACAACACGATTTCTAATAATCGGGAAGGGCAAAAATGAACCATCGGGAAAAGATAAAACCTCTATACTTTTCGGAACACCCCATGCGCCGGGCGCTCTGCATGATGCCCTGGAACCTTTTGCCAGGGAACATATCAATCTTGTTAAGATTGAATCCCATCCGGTGAAGGACAGAATGTGGGAGTATCTGTTCTTTGTAGACTTTGACGGACATCTGGAAGATGATAAGATAAAGAAGTGCCTTAAAGACCTGAGGGAACGGGCATCTTTTGTCAAGATGCTCGGTTCGTATCCACGAGGGGAGGTAACGACTCAGTCATGA
- the aroD gene encoding type I 3-dehydroquinate dehydratase translates to MICIPIIAATNEEALLKMKKSALLADVIELRADYIRDISLGELIGAKEGKLLITNRKMDEGGRFEGSERERVALLKEAVELGAEYIDIELSTEDALIEELLLKIRGNDNRTKLIISHHDFNKTPPESELKKLFDECLGAGADIVKIVTYANSVEDNLRVLNLIPYAKGGNKEIIAFCMGNSGRISRAAAPLLGSYLSFASLERGDESVPGQMTASEMKEILRILR, encoded by the coding sequence ATGATCTGCATTCCAATTATTGCCGCGACCAATGAAGAGGCATTACTGAAGATGAAAAAAAGTGCTCTTCTGGCCGATGTTATAGAACTGAGGGCTGATTATATCAGGGATATATCGCTCGGCGAACTGATAGGTGCCAAAGAAGGAAAGCTCCTGATAACCAACAGAAAAATGGACGAGGGGGGACGATTCGAAGGCAGTGAAAGGGAAAGAGTCGCCCTGCTGAAAGAGGCTGTAGAGCTTGGCGCTGAATATATTGACATTGAATTAAGTACGGAAGATGCATTGATAGAAGAATTGTTGCTGAAAATACGGGGCAATGATAATCGGACAAAATTGATTATTTCTCATCACGATTTCAATAAAACACCACCGGAAAGCGAATTAAAAAAACTGTTCGATGAGTGCCTCGGAGCCGGTGCCGATATCGTAAAGATCGTTACTTATGCCAACTCTGTGGAAGATAATCTCAGGGTTTTAAATCTTATTCCCTATGCTAAAGGGGGAAATAAGGAAATAATTGCCTTCTGCATGGGCAATTCAGGGCGGATCAGCAGGGCTGCGGCACCTCTTCTCGGCTCTTATCTCAGCTTTGCGTCTCTGGAAAGGGGAGATGAATCAGTCCCGGGTCAAATGACCGCCAGTGAAATGAAGGAGATTTTAAGGATTTTAAGATGA
- a CDS encoding shikimate dehydrogenase: MKIFALFGNPTGHSLSPLMHNAAYSKMGIDAHYVSFCVDDIESAVRGIRGSNICGASITIPFKSTVMKCLDAVDDSALKIGAVNTVLNQNGRLTGNNTDWMGLTIALKEKMEIEGKTFVILGAGGTARSAVYAVQKEGGTPIILNRTAEKGGELAAEFGCKSYHIDNIEKIRADCLINTTPVGMNPDTKKSLVGSIVLTRFSHVMDVIYNPLRTKLMRNAEKAGCTVLSGLDMFVHQGAEQIKIWTGMEPPRELMRQIVLEKLKTF; encoded by the coding sequence ATGAAAATATTTGCCCTTTTCGGAAATCCGACAGGACACAGTCTTTCTCCACTGATGCACAATGCCGCCTATTCAAAAATGGGGATCGATGCCCATTATGTCTCTTTTTGTGTGGATGACATAGAAAGCGCTGTCAGGGGAATCCGGGGATCAAATATCTGCGGGGCCAGTATCACAATCCCGTTTAAATCCACTGTAATGAAATGCTTAGATGCAGTAGATGATAGTGCGCTCAAAATCGGGGCTGTAAATACTGTCTTAAACCAGAACGGAAGATTGACGGGCAATAATACCGACTGGATGGGGCTCACTATCGCTCTTAAAGAAAAAATGGAAATTGAGGGGAAAACCTTTGTCATTCTGGGTGCCGGGGGCACTGCGCGATCCGCAGTATATGCCGTACAAAAGGAGGGAGGAACCCCTATCATCCTGAACAGGACAGCAGAAAAGGGCGGTGAGCTGGCCGCTGAGTTTGGCTGCAAGTCTTATCATATAGATAATATAGAAAAGATCAGGGCGGACTGCCTGATCAATACCACACCGGTGGGTATGAACCCGGATACCAAAAAATCACTTGTCGGGAGCATTGTACTGACACGCTTCAGCCATGTGATGGATGTTATCTATAACCCCCTCAGGACAAAGCTTATGAGGAATGCTGAAAAGGCGGGCTGTACGGTGCTTTCCGGTCTTGATATGTTTGTCCATCAGGGGGCGGAACAAATAAAAATCTGGACAGGGATGGAACCCCCGAGGGAGTTGATGAGGCAAATCGTTCTTGAAAAACTTAAAACCTTTTAG
- the aroA gene encoding 3-phosphoshikimate 1-carboxyvinyltransferase, which translates to MEIKPIKNLDAEVVIPGSKSYTQRALIIASLAHGKSFLRNYLISDDTEYLTEGLRSLGSEILKTGEDIIVTGTGGNITNPGREIYLGNNGTATRFLTSIVSLGKGEFVISGDSRLCERPIKPLLDALSGLGVDARSKNKNGCPPVIINANGIKGGSVTFTNVDSSQYISSVLICSPFAKTDIEIKLKGSKVSLPYVDMTIETMKQFGVEVVRKNEDHYIIKNNQQYIGHRYMVEGDVSNASYFFLAAALCRGNVKVMNINPGTLQGDIGLLDIMETLGISVIRGDDWVKVIGKEMNSGEYVFDMGDMPDVVPTLAVLAAIRPGRTVIKNVSHLRVKESDRIAAVVTELVRTGIRAEETDDGLIIDGGMPHGAEIETYNDHRIAMSFAMLGLAIPGIKIKDRDCVNKSFPLFWDELEKL; encoded by the coding sequence ATGGAAATTAAGCCAATCAAAAACCTGGATGCGGAAGTAGTAATCCCCGGCTCAAAGAGCTACACCCAGAGGGCACTTATCATAGCATCACTCGCCCATGGAAAATCTTTTCTGCGGAACTATCTGATATCCGATGACACGGAATATTTGACCGAAGGACTCCGTTCTTTAGGCTCAGAAATCCTGAAAACCGGCGAAGATATCATCGTAACCGGAACCGGCGGGAATATAACCAATCCGGGAAGGGAAATTTACCTTGGCAACAACGGTACCGCCACGAGGTTTCTCACCAGCATTGTATCCCTGGGAAAAGGAGAGTTTGTCATTAGCGGAGACAGCCGCCTCTGCGAAAGACCGATTAAACCACTCCTTGATGCCTTGAGCGGACTGGGAGTTGACGCGCGCAGCAAAAACAAAAATGGCTGTCCTCCTGTCATCATAAATGCAAACGGTATCAAAGGCGGCAGCGTAACCTTTACCAATGTGGATAGCAGCCAGTATATCTCATCCGTCCTGATATGCTCCCCATTTGCCAAAACGGATATAGAAATAAAACTGAAGGGAAGCAAGGTCTCCCTCCCCTATGTCGATATGACGATTGAGACGATGAAGCAATTCGGTGTGGAGGTTGTCAGGAAAAATGAAGATCACTATATCATAAAAAACAATCAGCAATATATTGGTCATAGATACATGGTAGAGGGAGACGTCTCCAATGCCTCCTATTTCTTTCTGGCTGCTGCTCTGTGCAGGGGCAATGTAAAGGTTATGAATATCAACCCCGGAACCCTTCAGGGGGATATCGGTCTCCTTGATATCATGGAAACGCTCGGTATCTCCGTAATAAGGGGGGATGACTGGGTGAAGGTCATAGGCAAAGAAATGAATAGCGGGGAATATGTCTTCGATATGGGGGATATGCCCGATGTGGTGCCGACGCTTGCAGTGCTGGCAGCAATAAGACCGGGACGAACCGTCATAAAAAACGTTTCACATCTCCGAGTAAAGGAGAGCGACCGGATAGCAGCAGTGGTTACCGAATTGGTAAGGACCGGTATCAGAGCTGAAGAGACGGATGACGGACTGATTATTGACGGAGGAATGCCCCATGGTGCTGAGATAGAAACCTACAACGACCACAGGATAGCGATGAGCTTCGCCATGCTCGGCCTCGCTATTCCGGGCATAAAGATTAAAGACAGAGACTGCGTCAACAAATCCTTCCCCCTTTTCTGGGATGAACTGGAAAAACTCTAA